Proteins encoded in a region of the Triticum dicoccoides isolate Atlit2015 ecotype Zavitan chromosome 3A, WEW_v2.0, whole genome shotgun sequence genome:
- the LOC119273504 gene encoding ras-related protein Rab-2-A-like, translated as MSLYNFTYVLIGDSGVGKTCLLVQFLHKEFHPVVDFNIDTECGDKMITIDNKPAKLLIWDTPGRNAFRSLTTPLYDEAVGALLVYDITRRETFNHLTNWLQDARKYAHPGMTIMLIGNKCDLSHSRAVSYEEGEQFAKDHGLLFMEASAKTAQNVAEGFLQTAVAIYKKIQDPSSDLYN; from the exons ATGTCGCTCTACAACTTCACGTACGTCCTCATCGGCGACTCAG GTGTCGGTAAGACATGCCTGCTTGTGCAGTTCCTCCACAAGGAGTTCCACCctgtcgttgatttcaacatcgacACCGAGTGCGGGGACAAGATGATAACCATCGACAACAAGCCCGCCAAGCTCCTGATTTGGGACACG CCAGGCCGAAATGCATTCAGATCGTTAACTACACCACTATACGACGAGGCTGTCGGTGCTCTCTTGGTTTATGACATCACCAG GAGGGAGACTTTTAACCATCTCACCAACTGGCTACAAGATGCAAGGAAATATGCGCACCCTGGCATGACAATAATGCTGATTGGGAACAAATGCGATCTATCTCACAGCCGTGCAGTGAGCTATGAGGAAGGCGAGCAGTTTGCAAAGGACCATGGCCTTCTCTTCATGGAGGCATCTGCAAAAACTGCACAGAATGTTGCGGAG GGTTTCCTTCAGACTGCTGTAGCAATATACAAGAAAATTCAGGATCCTTCATCCGATCTATATAATTAG